In Amaranthus tricolor cultivar Red isolate AtriRed21 chromosome 3, ASM2621246v1, whole genome shotgun sequence, a single window of DNA contains:
- the LOC130809060 gene encoding F-box/kelch-repeat protein SKIP11-like — translation MLEGRSCLVSRALLSSCEQETRCSYMNFRANGKRSLESDREGEEGLRKTPKFSDTEERLSRDQFYRISLSLAQVIGHSTSQRQSGDRSDMDCLINPIGRDMTINCLLRCSRADYGSIASLNRSFRSLVKSGEIYRLRRQNKVIEHWVYFSCRLLEWVAFDPVSRRWMQLPRMNSNECFMCSDKESLAVGTELLVFGKDLMSHVIYKYSILTNSWTSGMSMNSPRCLFGSASLGEIAILAGGCDSQGNILSSAELYDSERQTWETLPPMIKRRKMCSGVFMDGKFYVIGGIGGNEDKVLNCGEEFDLTTRTWREIPNMSPAKLVAASENDMPAAAEAPPLVAVVNNELYAADYADMEVKKYHKETKEWVIIGRLPERAGSMNGWGLAFRACGDRVIVIGGPRAHGEGIIEVNSWVPSEGPPQWELLGTKHSGSFVYNCAVMGC, via the coding sequence ATGTTGGAGGGAAGATCCTGCTTGGTGTCAAGAGCGTTACTGAGCTCCTGTGAGCAAGAAACTAGGTGTAGTTACATGAATTTTCGAGCCAATGGCAAACGCAGCTTAGAGTCTGATCGAGAAGGGGAAGAGGGTTTGAGGAAAACACCTAAGTTTAGTGACACTGAGGAGAGATTGTCTAGAGATCAATTTTACAGGATATCCTTGTCTTTAGCCCAAGTTATTGGTCACTCTACAAGCCAACGCCAATCGGGTGATCGATCTGATATGGATTGCCTAATTAACCCTATAGGTCGTGACATGACCATTAATTGTTTACTTCGTTGCTCTAGGGCCGATTATGGTTCAATAGCCTCTTTGAACCGGAGCTTTCGCTCCTTAGTCAAGAGCGGTGAGATTTATAGATTGAGGCGACAAAATAAGGTGATTGAGCATTGGGTGTATTTTTCTTGCCGCCTTCTGGAATGGGTTGCCTTTGATCCGGTTAGTCGTCGTTGGATGCAACTGCCTAGGATGAACTCTAATGAATGCTTCATGTGTTCGGATAAGGAGTCCTTGGCTGTTGGGACCGAGCTTCTTGTTTTCGGGAAGGACTTGATGTCTCATGTAATTTATAAGTATAGCATATTGACAAACTCTTGGACATCTGGTATGAGTATGAACTCTCCTAGGTGTTTATTTGGGTCGGCTAGTCTTGGAGAGATCGCTATCTTAGCCGGTGGTTGTGACTCACAGGGTAACATTCTTAGTTCAGCGGAGCTTTATGATTCCGAGAGGCAAACATGGGAAACCCTTCCTCCCATGATCAAACGAAGGAAGATGTGTTCCGGTGTATTTATGGACGGGAAATTTTACGTAATTGGTGGGATCGGGGGCAATGAAGATAAGGTTTTAAATTGTGGCGAGGAGTTTGATCTTACCACAAGAACTTGGAGGGAGATTCCCAACATGTCTCCCGCGAAATTGGTGGCTGCCTCTGAGAATGATATGCCAGCCGCGGCTGAGGCTCCTCCTCTCGTGGCTGTTGTAAATAATGAATTATACGCTGCTGATTATGCTGACATGGAGGTGAAGAAATATCATAAAGAGACTAAGGAGTGGGTTATTATAGGTAGACTGCCTGAAAGAGCCGGCTCAATGAATGGTTGGGGTCTTGCATTTCGGGCTTGTGGTGATCGGGTTATAGTTATTGGAGGGCCAAGGGCTCATGGTGAGGGCATCATTGAGGTGAACTCGTGGGTGCCTAGTGAAGGCCCTCCTCAATGGGAGTTGCTCGGTACTAAGCATTCAGGCAGCTTTGTCTATAATTGTGCTGTTATGGGTTGCTGA